GGTGGCGCATTCTACGAGCCTATCCTGCCGATCATTCCTGAGGACGACCGCATTGGTCAGATCGTGAAGATGTCCGATTGGCTGGAGGCGCGCTTCGGGCGTCGCCCGCGCGGCATGTGGCTGGCCGAGCGCGTTTGGGAGCCGACGCTGCCCCGTGCGATCAAGGCTGCAGGCATTGAATTCACGGTTCTGGATGATTCGCATTTCAAGTCCGTCGGCATTGGCGACGAGGGTACGACGGGGTACTACCTGACAGAAGACCAGGGCGATTCGATCGCGATCTTCCCAATCAACGAGTCCCTTCGTTACTCGATTCCATTCCAGGAAATCGGCGAGACGCTCGAGTATCTTCGTGGGCTTGCCAGCGAGTACGCCGCGCCGACCGTTGTGATGGCGGACGACGGCGAAAAGTTCGGCGTTTGGCCCAACACCTACAAACATTGCTACGAGGATGAATGGCTCGACAAGTTCTTCTGCAAGATCGAGGAGAACTCCGACTGGATCAAGATGAAGACCTTCAGCGAGGTCCTCGATGAGACGGCACCGATCGGCCGCGTCTATCTGCCGACGGCGTCTTACATCGAGATGATGGAGTGGGCCATGCCGGCCAGCGCCATCGTCGAGTATCGCGACCTCGTGCAGACCATGAAGATGCGCGGCGAGTACGAGAGCCGGAAAATCTTCATCCGCGGCGGGTTCTGGCGTTCGTTCTTCAGCAAGTACGACGAGTCGAACCACATTCACAAGAAGATGCTGCGGATCAGCAATAAACTGAACGCCGCGCCCGAAGAACTGTGGGACCACCCCGAATACGAACTCGCCCTCGATCATCTTTGGCAGGCCCAGTGCAATTGTGCGTACTGGCACGGTGTCTTCGGCGGTCTGTACCTGTCGAATATTCGCAATGCGCTGTACAAGCACCTGATTGAAGCGGAGAAGCGCATCGACGCGCTGACTCACGACGGCGACGCGTGGGTCGACTTCGTGGCGACCGACTTCGACATCGATGGCAGCGTCGATCTCTTGGTCGAGACGCCCGCGCAGATGATGATGTTGAAGCCAGGCAGTGGCGGGATGATGGTCGAACACGACCTGCGCCAGATCAGCTTCAATGCACTCGATACGCTGATGCGCCGGCCGGAGTATTACCACCAGCGCTTGTCTCAGATTTCCAATCCTGCCGGACCGAACGCCGGAGACCAGGGACCGCTTCGCGTCAAGGAAAGCGGCCTCGAGCGCTTCCTCGTGTTCGACTGGTACCGCCGCGGTTCACTGATCGATCACTTCCTCGATCCGGACGCCACGCCGGAGAACTTCCGCACGGCGCACTATCCGGAAATCGGCGACTTCGTGAATAAGCCCTACGCCTGCGAGTGGAAGAAGGTTCGCGGCGGTGCGCGTGTTCGCATGGTCCGCGAGGCCAACGTCCAGCCCAGCGACACCGGCCAGCCCGTCGAGGTGGAGAAGATCGTCACCATGAAGGCCGGCGAGCCAACGGCCTCCATTGCTTATCGAGTGACGAATCTCTCCGACGAGGATCTGCTGACGCGCTTCGGAGTCGAGTTCAACGTCAACCTCCTAGCCGGCCATGCGCATGATCGTTTGCACGAGATCGCCGGGTCGGACATTCCCGACACCGATCGCCGCATGGACAGCGTCGGCGCCGTGCAGCAGGTCAGCAAGTTCGCCGTCTGCGACGAATGGCTGGGCGTGCGGATCGGATGGAATGTCTCCAAACCGGCCTCTCACTGGCGCCTGCCGATCGAAACCGTTTCGAGTTCCGAAGCCGGTTTCGAACGCGTCTACCAAAGCACCGTCGTCATGCCGGTTTGGGACATCAACCTCGCGCCGAAGAAGACCTTCGAAGTCAAGATCGAGTACGGCGCGGAATACCTGTAACAAGCAACTCGTACCTTACACGTACTCGTACTCAGCGAAGCGGAACTCGTCGTACTCGGCTAGTCCTGTTCTCGAGCCTGCCAGGGCGTCGAGTACGCGTACGAGTATGAGAGCGAGTACGAAAATGGCAATGTAGCCCAGGTACGCTCACCGCACCTCGCCCTGACACCCACAGCTCTTCCCGTACACGTACTCGTACTCAGCGGAGTGGCACTCGTACTCGTCTTTCCTCCTTCTCGAGTATTTCAAGACGTCGAGTCCGCGTACGAGTACGAGAGCGAGTACGAAAGTGGCGAGGTAGCCCAGGTACGCTCACCGCCCTTCGCCCTGACATCCACAGCACTTCGCGTACACGTACTCGTACTCAGCGAAGCGGAACTCGTACTCGGCTTGTCTTGTTCTCGAGCCTGCCAAGGCGTCGAGTACGGGTACGAGTATGAGAGCGAGTACGAAAATGGCAATGTAGCCCAGGTACGCTCACCGCCCTTCGCCCTGACACCCATAGCTTTTCCCGTACACGTACTCGTACTCAGCGCAGCGGCACTCGTACTCGGCTTGTCTTGTTCTCGAGCTTTCCAAGGCGTCGAGTACGCGTACGAGTACGAGAGCGAGTACGAAAATGGCAATGTAGCCCAGGGATGCTCAGCGCACCTCGCCCTGACACCCACAGCTCTTCCCGTACACGTACTCGTACTCAGCGAAGCGGAACTCGCACTCGTCTTTCCTTCTTCATCGGATCCCGGACATAAGAATCCCGGCCTCTCGCGAGGCCGGGATTCGTTTGGTCAGACTTGTTCGAGCCGAAGCTCGGATTTGATTAGTACAGCGTCCAATCCTTGACTGCGGTCGGGTCGTTGGACGTGCCGGGGGTCGGCGGGTTGGTGGCGCTGTCCCACGGGAACTCAACGAAGGAGTCCGCACGGGCGGTCGGAACGTCGTCCGTAGCACCGTCCATGTAGCGGCCAACCGAGCCACCATCGGAGGTCGCGGCAGTTTCCTGGATCGCGCCTTCGCCGGTCACGATGTAGGAAACGGAGTCGATGACCGAGACGCCGTCACTCAGAGCGATCGTCCCACCACTGTTGCCCAGGCTTGGGCCACCGGTGATGGCATTGATGCCAGGCAGATTCGGCGTACCGCCGCCGAAGATCACCAGGCGGCCACCTGCGTCGATCGAAACGCCGTCCGGAATGATCATCGTGGAGCTCGCGCTCAGCGACCAGCCCTTCAGATTAATCGCCGCACCAGTTGTGTTGTAGAGTTCAACGAACTCATCCTGGATCGAGTCGCCGACGGTGTCGTTGTTGTAGTCCTGGATCGGGTTCGGCGTGCCCGGGTTCGGGTCGTAGCTGAACTCATTGATCAGGACGTCGCCAACGCTGGCAAGCTGGGCGATGGTCACGAAGTCGGCCGTGATGGGAACGGAGCCGCTGCCACCAGTCGCAGCATCGGTCACGTAGTCGACCGTGCCAGTGAAGTTCGCGTCGGCGTCGACCGCGTTCTCATACGCCACGACGAGCGTGACGCTCTCGCCGGCAGCGAGTGCCGCCGGGATGGCCGGAACGGGATTCGGAGAAGTCACCGTCGAAACGCTGAAGGCGCTTCCAGAGGTGTTTGCCACGGTGAAGCTCGAAACGTTGAGCGTTCCACCACCGACGTTGGTGATTTCGATGGTCGATTCGACGGGGCTGCCGCTGTTCGTGGTGTTGAACGTGCCGAAGTCGATCTCTGTGCGGCTGACGTCGATGATCGGGTCAGTCGGGACGGAGTTTGCAGCGCCGGGTGTCGGGGCCGCCTGCTCGAAGCTGCCGGTGTTCAGCGCGCCACCACCACCATCCGGAATGCGCTGACTGGATTGATCGGCACTAGCACCATTGCTGGACTCGTCAACCTGGGCCTGGCCGGGGGTCAATGCGTTAATGAGGTTCGTTGCATCGGCGTCACCGGTACCATAAACCACCGCATCAACAAGGGTCGCGGTTACATCGCCGACCAGCGTGGTCGCAGGAATGGACGCAGCCGATGTTCCCGAGTACAGAGCGACCGCATCGGCGCCGTTCTGCAGGCCATTTGTGGTGAACTCCGTCATGTCGACATTTGCGACAGTCGAGCTTCCGATGACGAGGTAGTCGCTGGCTGCCAGAGAGCCTGTCAGATCGATAGAAGCATAGACCTCGTCGTTGCTGCCGTTGAAGAGGACAAGCACGTATCCACCGCCGGCGAGATCGACCGCACTTGCGCCGTCGTTGTAGAGTTCGACGAACTCAGCGGCATCCGTGCCGGGTGTGTCTGCATCGATTTCGTTGATCAGGACTGTTGCCTGGGCGGAACCAACGGACAGCGCCGTCGCCAGCCCGCATGCTACAAGAAAGCGTTTCTTCATATTGGATACCTCTTTCGTTCCCAAGAGTTTTTGGCGTGCCCGAGACGCGTGCCCTCCTCGCCTCGAAACCCATCATGCTGCATAGCACTTCGGGTCGCGTAAAGGATTATTGGCGCGATGGGCGTTTTTTCTTTGTGAAGCCCCCGTGGCTTTCTCGCTTGATCTGCACCCCAGTTATCACTCAACAATCCTCTCGCTCACGCCAGATCAGTGGGCCCATGGCGCAATTGGTTAGCGCAGCCGGCTCATAACCGGTAGGTTCCAGGTTCGAGTCCTGGTGGGCCCACCACAACAGCAGTGGCGAGTGATTAGTGGCGAGTGGCTAGTTGAATCAGAGGCTGACAAGTGCACTTGCTTGGCTGCCGATCTTGCCCTCCATCCCAGTTCCCTTCCATTTCAATCAAGCGGTTCTGTTAGAACCTAGTTAATGCCTCAAAACCGGCTTGCGATCGGTGGGCTCGGGCTGCTGAGTGCAGAGTCGAAGCGTGCAGGGTCCGCATGGGGTGATCCCCCAGGGCCGTCTGCAATCGACTCTGACGGGGGATGGCCACCGCAGCCCATGAACAAATACTCGATTCTTGTCGTCGACGATGAAGCGGATATTCAGGAGTTGGTATCCTACAACCTCAGCAAGAACGGCATGCGCGCCGATGTCGTTGGGACCGGCGAAGATGCGCTCCGTCGCGTTCGGGTCAATGAGTACGACCTTGTGATTCTCGACCTCATGCTGCCCGGGCTGGATGGTTTGGAGGTCTGCAAGCGCCTCAAAGCGGACAAGAAGACGTCTGATATTCCTGTGGTTATGCTCACCGCCCGGGGAGAGGAAGCGGACGTCGTCGTCGGGCTGGAACTCGGCGCCGACGACTACGTGACGAAGCCCTTCAGTCCGCGCGTTCTGATCGCCCGCGTCAAAGCCGTCTTGCGCCGCCGCGAGGCCGCCGCGGAACCTGTCGAGCAGCGCCTGATTACCCGCGGGCCGCTGACGATCGACATGGATCGGCATGAACTGGCCGTGGCCGGCGAGCGCGTCTCGCCCACGGCTCTCGAGATGCGGATCCTGGCAGCGTTGGCGAAGCATCCCGGCCGCGTGCTGACCCGTTACCAGATCGTCGAAGCCACCCAGGGCGTCGGCGTGGGCGTGACGGATCGCTCGGTCGACGTGCATATCGTTTCGCTGCGTAAGAAGCTGGGCGAACACGCCCACCTGATCGAGACGGTTCGCGGGGTCGGCTATCGCTTCGCGGAGATCGACGATTGACGAAACGGCGGCTTCTCGGGAGCGTCTTCCGCTCCTACCTTCTGGCCATTCTGATCAGCATTGTTGCCGCAGAGATCTTTCTGCATGTCCTGCCAGGTGTGAGCGGGATGGCGGCGACGGTCGTGCTCGGCGTGGCGCTGGCCTACTTCATGGCCTGGCGGTTCGTCCGTCTGCTGGAGGAGATTCGCCGCGGGGCGGAGCGCTTTGGCCGGGGCGACCTCTCGCGTCGCGTGCCCGACTCGCCGATCGATGATCTCAGCGCGCTAGCCCA
This DNA window, taken from bacterium, encodes the following:
- a CDS encoding DUF1926 domain-containing protein, with translation MKLIQFVFGLHNHQPVGNFDTVFEDAFNTAYDPFLGLLEKHPGIRVALHHTGPLLQWLEQHRSEYLDRLGMLVERDQVELLGGAFYEPILPIIPEDDRIGQIVKMSDWLEARFGRRPRGMWLAERVWEPTLPRAIKAAGIEFTVLDDSHFKSVGIGDEGTTGYYLTEDQGDSIAIFPINESLRYSIPFQEIGETLEYLRGLASEYAAPTVVMADDGEKFGVWPNTYKHCYEDEWLDKFFCKIEENSDWIKMKTFSEVLDETAPIGRVYLPTASYIEMMEWAMPASAIVEYRDLVQTMKMRGEYESRKIFIRGGFWRSFFSKYDESNHIHKKMLRISNKLNAAPEELWDHPEYELALDHLWQAQCNCAYWHGVFGGLYLSNIRNALYKHLIEAEKRIDALTHDGDAWVDFVATDFDIDGSVDLLVETPAQMMMLKPGSGGMMVEHDLRQISFNALDTLMRRPEYYHQRLSQISNPAGPNAGDQGPLRVKESGLERFLVFDWYRRGSLIDHFLDPDATPENFRTAHYPEIGDFVNKPYACEWKKVRGGARVRMVREANVQPSDTGQPVEVEKIVTMKAGEPTASIAYRVTNLSDEDLLTRFGVEFNVNLLAGHAHDRLHEIAGSDIPDTDRRMDSVGAVQQVSKFAVCDEWLGVRIGWNVSKPASHWRLPIETVSSSEAGFERVYQSTVVMPVWDINLAPKKTFEVKIEYGAEYL
- a CDS encoding lamin tail domain-containing protein, translating into MKKRFLVACGLATALSVGSAQATVLINEIDADTPGTDAAEFVELYNDGASAVDLAGGGYVLVLFNGSNDEVYASIDLTGSLAASDYLVIGSSTVANVDMTEFTTNGLQNGADAVALYSGTSAASIPATTLVGDVTATLVDAVVYGTGDADATNLINALTPGQAQVDESSNGASADQSSQRIPDGGGGALNTGSFEQAAPTPGAANSVPTDPIIDVSRTEIDFGTFNTTNSGSPVESTIEITNVGGGTLNVSSFTVANTSGSAFSVSTVTSPNPVPAIPAALAAGESVTLVVAYENAVDADANFTGTVDYVTDAATGGSGSVPITADFVTIAQLASVGDVLINEFSYDPNPGTPNPIQDYNNDTVGDSIQDEFVELYNTTGAAINLKGWSLSASSTMIIPDGVSIDAGGRLVIFGGGTPNLPGINAITGGPSLGNSGGTIALSDGVSVIDSVSYIVTGEGAIQETAATSDGGSVGRYMDGATDDVPTARADSFVEFPWDSATNPPTPGTSNDPTAVKDWTLY
- a CDS encoding response regulator transcription factor translates to MNKYSILVVDDEADIQELVSYNLSKNGMRADVVGTGEDALRRVRVNEYDLVILDLMLPGLDGLEVCKRLKADKKTSDIPVVMLTARGEEADVVVGLELGADDYVTKPFSPRVLIARVKAVLRRREAAAEPVEQRLITRGPLTIDMDRHELAVAGERVSPTALEMRILAALAKHPGRVLTRYQIVEATQGVGVGVTDRSVDVHIVSLRKKLGEHAHLIETVRGVGYRFAEIDD